In one window of Microplitis demolitor isolate Queensland-Clemson2020A chromosome 4, iyMicDemo2.1a, whole genome shotgun sequence DNA:
- the LOC106693325 gene encoding LOW QUALITY PROTEIN: odorant receptor 94b-like (The sequence of the model RefSeq protein was modified relative to this genomic sequence to represent the inferred CDS: inserted 2 bases in 1 codon; substituted 1 base at 1 genomic stop codon), with amino-acid sequence MKTLPYSFIVLEYVGGWKPLEWSTNIKGKLYDIYALTITLAMSTFCVSCVIDLFYTENIEDIVHNMSWSFTLIVVCSKLALLTVKRNKIINIIKLLDINICRVRCAKEANIQFKYDEKAKNLVKKYGGLVCCAVFAITGASILENIPTKTLPFNGWVPYRHDYSTGFWVAYFHQMITLSITSMIGFSFDTVVYGILLQNCSQLKILKTRLENFVEIVDEEKLNNKVNGSSLTIRECEHKFIKQCIHHLLMKYXSLILCLCVQLLTKLAFMSPEFIFIVVYLGCMLTQIYLFCWYGNEVILESSEISSAIYKMNWXVLTNATKKNLLFMNTYSILPIKFSSGYFIELSLDSFTKLIKFSYSAYNLLHQK; translated from the exons ATGAAAACTCTTCCCTACAGTTTTATAGTACTCGAGTACGTCGGTGGCTGGAAACCACTCGAGTGGAGCACAAATATAAAAGGGAAgttatatgatatatatgcACTTACAATAACTTTAGCAATGAGCACTTTTTGTGTATCTTGTgtaatcgatttattttacACAGAAAATATCGAAGATATTGTTCATAATATGTCATGGTCATTTACACTAATAGTCGTCTGTTCGAAACTAGCTCTTCTTACAGTGAaacgtaataaaataataaatattattaaactattagACATAAATATTTGCAGAGTAAGGTGCGCTAAAGAAGCTAACATACAATTCAAGTACGATGAAAAAGCAAa AAATCTCGTAAAGAAGTATGGAGGTTTGGTATGTTGTGCAGTATTCGCTATTACAGGCGCttcaattttagaaaatattcccACTAAAACGCTTCCGTTCAATGGCTGGGTCCCTTATCGACATGACTACAGCACAGGATTTTGGGTTGCATATTTCCATCAAATGATCACACTGTCTATTACCTCCATGATCGGATTTTCGTTTGACACTGTTGTTTACGGTATTCTGTTACAAAATTGtagtcaattaaaaattcttaaaacccGCTTAGagaattttgttgaaataGTTGATGAAGAAAAACTAAATAACAAAGTCAATGGTTCGAGTCTTACAATAAGAGAGTgtgaacataaatttataaaacaatgcATTCATCATCTCTTGATGAAGTA CTCTTTGATACTTTGTCTGTGCGTTCAACTGCTAACAAAATTGGCTTTCATGAGTCCAGAGTTTATATTCATCGTCGTTTATCTAGGATGTATGTTAACCCAAATTTACTTGTTCTGTTGGTATGGCAACGAAGTAATACTAGag AGTTCAGAAATAAGTTCAgcaatatataaaatgaattggtaagttttgacAAAtgcaaccaaaaaaaatttattgtttatgaataCTTATTCCATTttgccaataaaattttccagtgGTTACTTTATTGAACTTTCCTTGGATTCTTTTACTAAg ctcattaaattttcttactcGGCGTACAATCTTcttcatcaaaaataa
- the LOC103580951 gene encoding odorant receptor 46a: MKTLPYSFIVLEYVGGWKPLEWSTNIKGKLYDIYALIISLTMVTFCMSCVIQLFHTEKFEDMVKNMSMSLSFIVSCSKLILFNVKHDEIKSVLQLFDLSICRIRCAEEAHIQLTYAKIEKNLVRKFGGMVCVAVFAINSGSILNDIPSRTLLINGWFPYRHTNSTGFWIAYFHQLIVFSVAPMILFSFDCAVFGVFLRNCCQLKILKNRLENFVEIINEEKLNMKTKGLGCTTREIERNIIEQCIRHHWIILQFYRQSNDLFALVIFMQYSSSSLVLCLSVQSSTKLVFMSPEFISMILYLGCMLSEIFLFCWYGNEVTQESLGIHLAIYKMDWQILTTRSQKDLLIMKTRAILPIRFTSGHLIELSLDSFTKLIKFSYSAYNLLHQK; the protein is encoded by the exons ATGAAAACTCTTCCCTACAGTTTTATAGTACTCGAGTACGTCGGTGGCTGGAAACCACTCGAGTGGAGCACAAATATAAAAGGGAAgttatatgatatatatgcATTGATAATCTCCTTAACAATGGTCACTTTTTGCATGTCTTGCGTGatacaattatttcatacagaaaaatttgaagatatggttaaaaatatgtcaatGTCATTGTCATTCATAGTCAGCTGTTCGAAACTGATTCTTTTTAATGTGAAGcatgatgaaataaaaagtgtTTTACAGTTATTCGACTTAAGTATTTGCAGAATTAGGTGCGCTGAAGAAGCTCATATACAATTAACGTACGCTAAAATAGAAAA AAATCTCGTCAGAAAGTTTGGAGGTATGGTGTGCGTTGCAGTATTTGCTATAAACAGTGGATCaatattaaatgatattcCAAGCAGAACTCTTCTAATCAATGGCTGGTTTCCTTATCGTCATACCAACAGTACAGGATTTTGGATCGCATATTTCCATCAATTAATCGTATTTTCTGTTGCCCCTATGATTTTATTCTCGTTTGATTGCGCTGTTTTTGGTGTGTTCTTACGAAATTGttgtcaattgaaaattttaaaaaatcgtctagagaattttgttgaaataattaatgaagagAAATTAAACATGAAAACTAAAGGATTGGGTTGCACAACAAGAGAGATTGAACGTAACATTATTGAGCAATGCATTCGTCATCACTGGATTATATTACA gTTTTATCGACAGTCCAATGATTTATTCGCCCTGGTAATATTTATGCAATACTCCTCTAGTTCTTTGGTACTTTGTTTGAGCGTTCAATCATCAACGAAGCTTGTTTTCATGAGTCCTGAATTCATATCTATGATTCTCTATCTTGGGTGTATGTTAtcggaaatatttttattttgctggtATGGCAATGAAGTAACACAAGAG aGTTTAGGAATACATTTAGCAATTTACAAAATGGATTGGCAAATTTTGACAACTAGAAGTCAGAAAGATCTGTTGATTATGAAAACCCGGGCTATTTTGCCAATCAGATTTACCAGTGGTCATTTAATAGAACTTTCTTTAGATTCATTCACTAAA ctcattaaattttcttactcTGCGTACAATCTTCTTCaccaaaaatag